One Synechococcus sp. JA-2-3B'a(2-13) genomic window carries:
- a CDS encoding MFS transporter, whose protein sequence is MDWKAGQDKIGAPHFHFCLLTGSHSVVGPTSGKWAGHLGSMMTLEQRWGWPEGGAGICHPNSPLQNPPPASTPTWGLKSEALLPEPTASPALSSPECSPGDPLPEPPPEDPEKGQKAEKEDQGLSEPGLRNFLAVLRRRNFLLLWMGQVCSQLADKVLLVLLIGLVAREFQPEGASISGWVSAIMLAFTLPAMLLGSLAGVFVDRWLKKGVLVLSNLGRGILVLLLPPLLWLTAGRDLWPGIPLGFAGLLLVSFAVSVLTQFFAPAEQATLPLILPKGELLAANSLYTTTMMASLIVGFAVGEPLLTLADRWIRHWLPGWEVGPELLVGGAYLLAGSLLLLLQPHEKLEPRRWEVPHLWEDLRLGLQYVSQMPLIRAALVQVVVLYSLFAALAVLAVRMAEVMAELKPDQFGVLLAAAGLGMGIGAFWVGHTGRRVSRRAWVGLGSLLLCGALAALSWTTHWLLPSLGWIALLGCGGALVAVPMQTLIQEETPDHLRGKIFGLQNNAANIALSLPLVFTGLAEARLGLPWMFVALSVLAGLAGLYTWSLLGREVS, encoded by the coding sequence GTGGATTGGAAGGCGGGCCAAGATAAGATCGGGGCACCCCATTTCCACTTTTGTTTGCTGACGGGATCCCATTCTGTTGTGGGGCCGACGTCGGGGAAATGGGCAGGTCACCTGGGGAGCATGATGACTTTGGAGCAACGATGGGGCTGGCCGGAGGGAGGGGCAGGGATCTGCCACCCCAATTCCCCTCTCCAGAATCCCCCACCTGCGTCAACGCCAACTTGGGGGCTGAAGTCAGAAGCTCTCTTGCCTGAGCCGACAGCAAGCCCCGCCCTCAGCTCGCCGGAGTGTTCTCCTGGGGATCCCCTGCCGGAGCCACCTCCTGAGGATCCCGAAAAGGGGCAAAAAGCAGAGAAGGAAGATCAAGGTCTGTCTGAGCCGGGCCTGAGAAACTTTCTTGCCGTGCTGCGCCGACGCAATTTCCTGCTGCTGTGGATGGGGCAGGTGTGTTCGCAGTTGGCGGACAAGGTGTTATTGGTGCTGCTGATCGGCTTGGTTGCCCGCGAATTTCAACCTGAAGGGGCTTCCATCAGCGGTTGGGTCTCGGCCATCATGCTGGCTTTTACGCTGCCGGCGATGCTATTGGGCAGCCTGGCAGGGGTATTTGTGGATCGCTGGCTGAAAAAAGGGGTGTTGGTGCTCTCCAACCTGGGGCGTGGGATCCTAGTGCTGCTGTTGCCGCCGCTGCTCTGGCTCACTGCCGGGCGCGACCTTTGGCCGGGGATCCCCTTGGGGTTTGCGGGGCTGTTGCTGGTGAGCTTTGCCGTCTCGGTTCTAACCCAGTTTTTTGCTCCTGCCGAGCAGGCGACTTTGCCCCTGATCCTGCCGAAAGGAGAGTTGCTGGCGGCCAACTCCCTGTACACCACCACGATGATGGCTTCGCTGATCGTCGGGTTTGCCGTGGGGGAGCCGCTGTTAACCCTGGCGGATCGTTGGATACGCCATTGGTTGCCGGGCTGGGAAGTGGGGCCGGAGCTGTTGGTGGGAGGAGCCTACCTCTTGGCGGGATCCCTGCTATTGCTGCTGCAACCCCACGAGAAGCTGGAGCCCCGGCGTTGGGAAGTCCCTCACCTCTGGGAAGATCTCCGCTTGGGCCTGCAATATGTCAGCCAGATGCCCCTGATCCGAGCTGCCTTGGTGCAGGTGGTGGTGCTTTACTCGCTGTTTGCGGCGCTGGCAGTTTTGGCGGTGCGCATGGCTGAAGTGATGGCAGAGCTGAAGCCGGATCAGTTCGGGGTGTTGTTGGCCGCTGCTGGCCTGGGCATGGGGATCGGCGCCTTTTGGGTGGGCCATACGGGCCGACGGGTGAGCCGCCGCGCCTGGGTTGGCCTGGGATCCCTGCTGCTCTGTGGGGCTCTGGCAGCCCTATCCTGGACGACCCACTGGTTGCTGCCCAGCTTGGGCTGGATTGCCCTGTTGGGCTGTGGGGGGGCTTTGGTGGCGGTGCCGATGCAAACCTTGATCCAAGAGGAAACGCCTGACCATCTGCGAGGCAAGATCTTTGGGCTCCAGAACAACGCCGCCAACATTGCCCTCAGTTTGCCGCTGGTGTTCACGGGATTGGCGGAAGCCCGCCTTGGCCTTCCCTGGATGTTTGTGGCCCTGTCTGTTCTGGCGGGGCTGGCGGGGCTGTACACCTGGAGCCTATTGGGCAGAGAGGTCTCGTAA
- a CDS encoding glycosyltransferase family 4 protein → MHIAWIGKKTPFCGNVTYSREVTNGLLDRGHQVSFFHFTNEGQPPALDPGGEGWRAELDRRDVSLPCLYKSQIYTIPAPNAKRLLTQALKELQPDLVHASLTISPIDFVLPEICAELNQPLVATFHPAFDRRRRNIASRTQYLAYQLYAPCLANYHRTIVFSETQREILVKLGVRPQQVVVIPNGVDVDKYAPGPSTLKQRLGLERIFVYQGRVSPEKNLEALLKAWKHAQMGEKCGLLIVGDGPLLNTLKPFYTLQHGIHWLGYIADEQQRIEILRGADVFILPSLIEGLSLSLLEAMACGLAAVATDVGADGEVLADGAGIPLDPTRVTAELQTLLPLLRDQREFTQLLGMKARQRVLERYTLSHNLSQVEQLYRELCQGSRQHRWV, encoded by the coding sequence ATGCACATCGCCTGGATAGGCAAAAAAACACCTTTCTGTGGCAACGTCACCTATAGCCGCGAGGTGACCAACGGCCTTTTGGATCGAGGGCATCAAGTGAGCTTTTTTCACTTCACCAACGAGGGCCAACCGCCCGCTCTGGATCCCGGTGGTGAAGGCTGGAGGGCGGAGCTGGATCGTCGAGACGTTTCCCTCCCCTGTCTGTACAAATCGCAGATTTACACGATCCCGGCCCCCAACGCCAAGCGGTTGCTCACCCAGGCTCTCAAGGAATTGCAGCCGGATCTGGTGCATGCCTCCTTGACCATTTCTCCCATCGACTTTGTGTTGCCGGAGATCTGCGCTGAGCTCAACCAGCCGCTGGTGGCTACTTTCCACCCTGCCTTCGACCGACGGCGGCGCAACATCGCCTCTCGCACCCAATACTTGGCCTACCAGCTCTACGCACCGTGTTTGGCCAACTATCACCGCACCATCGTCTTCTCGGAAACGCAGCGGGAGATCTTGGTCAAGCTGGGGGTGCGCCCCCAACAGGTGGTGGTCATTCCCAATGGGGTCGATGTGGACAAGTATGCGCCTGGGCCCTCCACCCTCAAACAGCGGTTGGGACTGGAGCGGATCTTCGTCTATCAGGGGCGGGTTTCGCCGGAGAAAAACCTGGAGGCCCTGCTCAAGGCTTGGAAACACGCCCAAATGGGGGAGAAGTGTGGTCTGCTGATCGTGGGGGATGGGCCGCTGCTCAACACCCTCAAGCCCTTCTACACCCTTCAACATGGGATCCACTGGCTGGGCTATATTGCCGACGAGCAGCAACGCATCGAGATCTTGCGAGGAGCCGATGTGTTTATTTTGCCCTCTTTAATCGAGGGGCTCTCTTTGTCCCTGTTGGAGGCGATGGCCTGTGGGCTGGCAGCAGTGGCCACCGATGTGGGTGCTGATGGAGAGGTTTTGGCCGATGGAGCCGGGATCCCGCTGGATCCGACACGGGTGACAGCAGAGCTGCAAACGCTGCTGCCTTTGCTGCGGGATCAACGGGAGTTTACCCAACTGCTGGGGATGAAGGCCCGCCAGCGGGTGCTGGAGCGCTATACCCTCAGCCACAACCTCAGCCAGGTGGAACAGCTCTACCGAGAGCTGTGCCAGGGATCCCGTCAGCATCGCTGGGTGTGA